A window from Luteibacter flocculans encodes these proteins:
- the rodA gene encoding rod shape-determining protein RodA: MIQNLSARLKRFGLRLLTRPRLDLPLLLALFVLGCAGLATLYSAGNGNLSLVTGQAARFVLGGLLLVVISRIPPPVLRSWTPWLYLGSTALLVVVAVLGEGRGAYRWLDLGVMRFQPSELLKLTMPMMVAWYLHPRQLPPSWKDIIVVGLLIAVPAGLIAEQPDLGTALLVAGAGAFALFLSGMAWWRIGLLVGAVGAAIPVAWQFLHEYQRNRVRTLLDPESDPLGNGWHIIQSKIAVGSGGVFGKGWQHGTQSRLEFLPEHTTDFIFAVFSEEFGLVGVIAIMLLYAFIIGRCLWIAMNARDTYSRLLAGAIGMSFFVYVAVNGGMVAGILPVVGVPMPLISYGGTSAVSLLTGFGVLMSIHANRKLHD; the protein is encoded by the coding sequence ATGATCCAGAACCTCTCCGCCCGGCTCAAACGCTTCGGCCTGCGCCTGCTCACCCGGCCGCGGCTCGACCTGCCCCTGTTGCTGGCGTTGTTCGTGCTCGGATGCGCCGGGTTGGCGACCTTGTACAGCGCAGGCAACGGCAATCTATCGCTGGTGACGGGGCAGGCGGCGCGCTTCGTGCTCGGCGGTCTGCTGCTCGTTGTGATCTCGCGCATTCCGCCGCCGGTACTGCGTTCGTGGACACCGTGGCTCTATCTCGGCAGCACCGCGTTGCTCGTGGTGGTGGCGGTGCTCGGTGAAGGTCGCGGTGCGTACCGTTGGCTGGACCTCGGTGTGATGCGCTTTCAGCCGTCCGAACTGCTCAAGCTCACCATGCCGATGATGGTGGCCTGGTATCTGCATCCGCGCCAATTGCCGCCAAGCTGGAAGGACATCATCGTTGTCGGTTTGTTGATCGCCGTGCCTGCCGGGCTCATCGCCGAGCAGCCCGATCTGGGTACCGCGCTGTTGGTAGCAGGCGCAGGCGCGTTCGCGCTGTTCCTTTCCGGCATGGCGTGGTGGCGCATCGGACTGCTGGTCGGTGCCGTGGGTGCTGCCATTCCCGTTGCCTGGCAATTCCTCCACGAATACCAGCGCAACCGCGTGCGTACGCTGCTGGACCCAGAGTCCGACCCGCTCGGCAATGGCTGGCACATCATCCAGTCGAAGATCGCCGTAGGCTCGGGTGGCGTGTTCGGCAAAGGGTGGCAGCACGGTACGCAGTCGCGTCTGGAATTCCTGCCTGAGCACACGACCGACTTCATCTTCGCCGTGTTCTCCGAAGAGTTCGGCTTGGTCGGCGTCATCGCCATCATGCTGCTTTACGCATTCATCATCGGCCGCTGCCTGTGGATCGCGATGAATGCGCGCGACACCTATTCGCGCCTGCTGGCCGGCGCCATCGGCATGAGCTTCTTCGTCTACGTGGCGGTCAACGGCGGCATGGTCGCTGGCATCCTGCCCGTGGTAGGCGTACCCATGCCGCTCATCAGCTACGGCGGTACGTCCGCCGTATCGTTGCTCACCGGCTTCGGCGTGCTGATGTCGATACACGCGAACCGGAAGCTGCACGACTAG
- the mrdA gene encoding penicillin-binding protein 2: protein MSRRRASIKEVRGEVALFRRRALAGFVLILLGLAAVCVRYVYLQVLHHDEFVARSDQNRVKPRAIPPARGLIYDRNGVLLADNVPAFRLEVTPEQVPDMDAMLHELGAVVPISDEDITAFKKQVKQSRRFEGVPLKLKLTEDEIGRFAVNRWRFPGVDVVPYLTRRYPLGAQMAHVIGYVSRIDADDLDRMDEDEEASYKGTTHIGRIGIERYYEKLLHGQPGYELVEVNADGRTQAVLDTTPPTPGKNIYLSIDVRLQKAAEEAMNGRAGAAIAIDPRNGQVLAFASEPSFDPNLFVNGISSADYKALTTAPDKPLYNRGLRGVYPPGSTVKPFLALGGLAMGIRRPSDTVLSTGEFCIPGQSRCYRDDKRGGDGTVNLQRAIEKSTNTYFYRLALDMGIDRLADWMGRFGFGQKTGIDLVGEVEGILPSREWKATRSKAGWYPGETIIAGIGQGYWAVTPLQLAHATATFAGRGVPYKPHFLLDTQDGVDSPRVPQAFPPTGPSLIRKPADWDAVDQGMIAVINGEGTGKGLGKGFPYVIAGKSGTAERFSRTTNAYNENKNTAYLATRHRALFIAYTPAEDPRIAVAVVLEAGAWGAKDSGPIARKILDQWVVDEGGQRPTDLSPADVVTSDALPEAAPASEGTAPASAASAPASPDDNVEDQGQ from the coding sequence ATGAGCAGGCGGCGCGCCTCGATCAAGGAAGTCCGCGGCGAGGTGGCGCTGTTCCGTCGCCGTGCGCTCGCGGGCTTCGTCTTGATCCTGCTGGGCCTCGCCGCCGTATGCGTGCGCTATGTCTATCTGCAGGTGCTGCACCACGACGAGTTCGTGGCACGCTCGGACCAGAACCGCGTGAAGCCGCGCGCGATCCCGCCGGCACGTGGCCTCATCTACGATCGCAACGGCGTGTTGCTGGCCGACAACGTGCCGGCGTTCCGTCTCGAGGTTACGCCCGAGCAGGTGCCCGACATGGACGCCATGCTGCACGAGCTGGGTGCCGTCGTACCGATCAGCGATGAAGACATCACGGCTTTCAAGAAGCAGGTGAAGCAGAGTCGCCGCTTCGAAGGCGTGCCGCTCAAGCTCAAGCTCACCGAGGATGAAATCGGCCGATTCGCCGTGAATCGCTGGCGATTCCCCGGCGTGGACGTGGTGCCCTATCTCACCCGGCGCTACCCGCTCGGTGCGCAGATGGCGCACGTCATCGGCTATGTAAGCCGCATCGACGCGGACGACCTCGATCGCATGGATGAAGACGAGGAGGCCAGCTACAAGGGCACCACACATATCGGCCGCATCGGTATCGAGCGCTACTACGAGAAGCTGCTGCATGGCCAGCCGGGTTACGAACTGGTTGAGGTCAATGCCGACGGCCGTACCCAGGCCGTGCTCGACACCACGCCGCCCACGCCCGGCAAGAACATCTATCTGAGCATCGACGTGCGCCTGCAGAAGGCCGCGGAAGAAGCCATGAACGGTCGCGCCGGTGCCGCCATCGCCATCGATCCGCGCAACGGCCAGGTGCTCGCGTTTGCCAGCGAACCGAGCTTCGATCCCAACCTTTTCGTCAACGGCATCAGCTCCGCCGATTACAAGGCGCTGACCACCGCACCCGACAAGCCGCTGTACAACCGCGGTCTCCGCGGCGTGTATCCGCCCGGCTCCACGGTGAAGCCATTCCTCGCGCTCGGTGGCCTGGCGATGGGCATTCGTCGGCCCAGCGATACCGTGCTGTCCACGGGAGAGTTCTGCATTCCGGGTCAATCGCGCTGCTATCGCGACGACAAGCGCGGGGGCGACGGCACGGTCAACCTGCAACGCGCCATCGAGAAATCGACCAACACCTATTTCTATCGCCTCGCACTCGACATGGGCATCGATCGACTGGCCGACTGGATGGGGCGTTTCGGTTTTGGCCAGAAGACCGGTATCGATCTCGTCGGCGAAGTCGAAGGCATTCTGCCTTCGCGCGAATGGAAGGCCACCCGAAGCAAGGCCGGCTGGTATCCAGGCGAGACGATCATCGCCGGCATCGGACAGGGCTACTGGGCGGTGACACCACTGCAACTCGCGCATGCGACGGCAACCTTCGCCGGTCGTGGCGTGCCGTACAAGCCGCACTTCCTGCTCGACACGCAGGATGGCGTGGATAGCCCGCGCGTGCCGCAGGCGTTTCCACCCACCGGTCCCTCGCTGATCCGGAAGCCGGCGGATTGGGACGCGGTGGACCAGGGCATGATTGCGGTGATCAACGGCGAAGGCACCGGCAAGGGCCTCGGCAAAGGCTTTCCGTACGTGATCGCTGGCAAGAGCGGTACGGCGGAGCGCTTCTCGCGCACCACCAACGCATACAACGAAAACAAGAACACGGCCTATCTCGCCACGCGCCATCGTGCGCTGTTCATTGCCTATACGCCCGCGGAAGATCCGCGCATTGCGGTGGCGGTGGTCCTCGAGGCCGGTGCGTGGGGTGCGAAGGATTCCGGCCCCATCGCCCGCAAGATCCTCGACCAGTGGGTCGTGGACGAGGGCGGCCAGCGACCGACCGATCTGTCGCCTGCCGACGTCGTCACGTCAGACGCCCTGCCCGAAGCGGCACCTGCCAGCGAGGGCACGGCGCCCGCCTCGGCTGCGAGTGCGCCGGCATCGCCCGACGACAACGTCGAGGACCAGGGCCAATGA
- the mreD gene encoding rod shape-determining protein MreD: MNKVRVRQLWFAATLLISLFLMLIPLPGPLTPFKPYWPALVLLYWCLQSGDRVTLGLAFCLGVAADLFDGILLGEQALRLTAMVFIALRFRSRLRFFPMWQQSLAVLGFLLNDRILLLLIRVFGGDPLPPPEYWISPFVGAALWPFVFLILDDLRARLRIHEA; this comes from the coding sequence ATGAACAAGGTCCGCGTTCGCCAGTTGTGGTTCGCCGCCACGCTGCTGATTTCCCTGTTCCTGATGCTGATCCCGCTGCCGGGCCCGTTGACGCCGTTCAAGCCGTACTGGCCTGCGCTGGTGTTGCTCTACTGGTGCCTGCAATCCGGGGATCGCGTCACGCTGGGCCTCGCCTTCTGTCTCGGCGTCGCGGCCGACCTCTTCGACGGCATACTGCTCGGCGAACAGGCGCTGCGGCTCACGGCCATGGTGTTCATCGCCTTGCGCTTCCGCTCGCGCCTGCGCTTCTTTCCCATGTGGCAGCAATCGCTCGCGGTGCTGGGTTTCCTGCTGAACGATCGCATCCTGTTGCTGCTGATACGCGTTTTCGGCGGCGATCCGTTGCCGCCGCCGGAGTACTGGATCTCGCCGTTCGTTGGCGCAGCCCTCTGGCCGTTCGTCTTTCTCATCCTCGATGACCTTCGCGCGCGTCTGCGCATCCACGAGGCATGA
- the mreC gene encoding rod shape-determining protein MreC — MALNRDDKSPLFAPGVAGTLRLIVYLALACVLMVLDHRGGWLANVRYGLSILVEPVYRIAGLPSQGFQAATVAFADRQRLTEQNQRLREDLLLANAKLNRMASVAEQNQRLKELLDTQHSLSLNVQLARLIGVDLGSFRHRIVLNVGARDKVKPGQVVIDARGVMGQIVEVMPTTSVAMLITDPNHAIPVTVERSGLRTIAYGSRAGDMLTLPNIPVSADVQVGDKLVTSGLGGRFPPGFPVGEVRDVAQTPSGTFLSAQAKPAADLDRSEDVLLLHDLAEVDGPPAPAPNVGPPASLAPDPNAPQPTLPSVTSPTATPVPARSATAATPTGTAR, encoded by the coding sequence ATGGCCCTGAATCGCGACGACAAGTCGCCCCTCTTTGCGCCCGGCGTGGCCGGCACGTTGCGGCTCATCGTCTACCTGGCGCTCGCCTGCGTGCTCATGGTGCTCGATCACCGGGGCGGCTGGCTCGCCAACGTGCGCTATGGCCTGTCGATTCTCGTGGAGCCGGTCTACCGCATTGCCGGCCTGCCATCGCAGGGGTTCCAGGCGGCGACCGTCGCCTTCGCGGATCGGCAGCGCCTCACCGAGCAGAACCAGCGATTGCGCGAGGATCTGCTGCTGGCCAATGCCAAGCTCAATCGCATGGCGTCGGTAGCCGAGCAGAACCAGCGCCTCAAGGAACTGCTCGACACCCAGCACAGCCTTTCGCTGAATGTGCAGCTCGCGCGCCTCATCGGCGTCGATCTCGGCAGCTTCCGTCACCGGATCGTGCTGAACGTCGGCGCGCGTGACAAGGTGAAGCCGGGACAGGTGGTCATCGACGCCCGGGGCGTCATGGGGCAGATCGTCGAGGTCATGCCTACCACCTCGGTCGCCATGCTCATCACCGATCCCAACCACGCCATCCCCGTGACCGTCGAGCGCAGTGGCCTGCGCACCATCGCCTACGGCTCGCGTGCGGGCGACATGCTCACGTTGCCGAACATCCCCGTCTCGGCCGACGTGCAGGTGGGTGACAAGCTGGTCACCTCCGGCTTGGGTGGGCGTTTCCCGCCCGGCTTCCCGGTGGGTGAGGTTCGCGACGTCGCACAGACGCCATCCGGCACCTTCCTGTCGGCCCAGGCGAAGCCCGCGGCGGACCTCGATCGTAGCGAGGACGTGCTGCTTCTGCACGACCTCGCCGAAGTCGATGGGCCGCCCGCGCCGGCGCCCAATGTCGGTCCGCCCGCTTCCCTGGCGCCCGATCCCAACGCGCCCCAACCGACCCTGCCGTCGGTGACGTCGCCCACGGCGACGCCGGTGCCGGCACGCTCGGCGACCGCCGCCACCCCGACGGGGACCGCACGATGA
- a CDS encoding rod shape-determining protein encodes MFKKFRGLFSNDISIDLGTANTLIYVRGQGIVLNEPSVVAIRQDRGPGGPRAVAAVGGDAKRMLGRTPGNIATVRPMKDGVIADFTMTEAMLQHFIKQVHRSRMLRPSPRVLVCVPCGSTQVERRAIKESAEGAGARDVFLIEEPMAAAIGAGIPVHEARGSMVLDIGGGTSEVAVISLNGIVYSQSVRVGGDRFDEAIINYVRRNHGTLIGESTAERIKLEIGCAFPQSEVREIEISGRNLAEGVPRMFTINSNEVLEALHEPLSGIVAAVKAALEQTPPELCSDVAERGIVLTGGGALLRDLDRLISEETGLHVQVADDPLTCVARGGGKALEMIDQHGSDFFAFE; translated from the coding sequence ATGTTTAAGAAGTTCCGCGGTCTCTTTTCGAACGACATTTCCATCGATCTCGGCACGGCGAACACGCTCATCTATGTGCGCGGGCAGGGCATCGTCCTGAACGAGCCGTCGGTGGTGGCGATCCGCCAGGATCGCGGCCCGGGTGGCCCGCGAGCCGTCGCGGCGGTCGGTGGCGACGCCAAGCGCATGCTCGGCCGTACCCCGGGCAACATCGCCACCGTGCGTCCGATGAAGGACGGCGTCATCGCCGACTTCACCATGACCGAGGCGATGCTCCAGCACTTCATCAAGCAGGTTCACCGTTCGCGCATGCTGCGCCCCAGCCCGCGCGTGCTGGTCTGCGTGCCCTGCGGCTCGACCCAGGTCGAGCGCCGCGCCATCAAGGAATCGGCCGAAGGCGCGGGTGCGCGTGACGTCTTCCTCATCGAAGAACCGATGGCAGCCGCGATCGGCGCCGGCATCCCGGTTCACGAGGCCCGTGGCTCCATGGTCCTCGACATCGGCGGCGGCACCTCCGAAGTGGCGGTCATCTCGCTCAACGGTATCGTCTACTCGCAGTCCGTGCGCGTGGGCGGCGATCGCTTCGACGAGGCCATCATCAACTACGTGCGTCGCAACCACGGCACCCTGATCGGCGAATCCACCGCCGAGCGGATCAAGCTCGAAATCGGCTGCGCCTTCCCGCAGAGCGAAGTGCGCGAGATCGAAATCTCCGGCCGCAACCTCGCCGAGGGCGTGCCGCGCATGTTCACGATCAACTCCAACGAAGTGCTCGAAGCCCTGCACGAGCCGTTGTCCGGCATCGTGGCGGCGGTCAAGGCGGCGCTGGAGCAGACCCCGCCGGAGCTGTGCTCCGACGTGGCCGAGCGCGGCATCGTGCTCACCGGTGGTGGCGCGCTGCTGCGCGACCTGGATCGCCTGATCTCCGAGGAAACCGGCCTGCACGTGCAGGTGGCCGACGACCCGCTCACCTGCGTGGCGCGCGGCGGCGGCAAGGCCCTGGAGATGATCGACCAGCACGGCAGCGACTTCTTCGCGTTCGAATGA
- a CDS encoding carbohydrate kinase family protein: MTAVICGSLAYDTIMVFQDQFKNHIIPDQVHILNVSFLVPAMRREFGGCAGNIAYNLKLLGGEPMPVATVGQDFAPYRAHMEKFGIRLDGVRQFDDQFTPQCFITTDLDNNQITAFHPGAMSSAQENHVRDIADCSFGIVAPDGREAMLQHVDEFAARGVPFIFDPGQAMPLFNGDEFRAMIEKSTYVIVNDYESQLLQQRTGWSASDIASKMKAYIVTLGPRGSLIHADGATIEVQPARERKVVDPTGCGDAYRAGLIFGIMKGYDWPTIGRMASLMGALKVEHPGTQNQFFTYEQFAGEFEEQFGYKLA; the protein is encoded by the coding sequence ATGACTGCCGTTATCTGCGGATCGCTCGCCTACGACACCATCATGGTGTTCCAGGACCAGTTCAAGAACCACATCATTCCGGATCAGGTGCACATCCTGAACGTGTCGTTCCTGGTGCCGGCCATGCGCCGCGAGTTCGGCGGTTGTGCTGGCAATATTGCGTACAACCTCAAGCTGCTCGGCGGCGAACCAATGCCCGTCGCGACCGTGGGTCAGGACTTCGCGCCGTACCGCGCGCACATGGAGAAGTTCGGCATCCGGCTCGACGGCGTGCGCCAGTTCGACGACCAGTTCACGCCGCAGTGCTTCATCACCACCGATCTGGACAACAACCAGATCACGGCCTTCCATCCTGGCGCGATGTCGAGCGCGCAGGAGAATCACGTGCGCGACATCGCCGATTGCAGCTTCGGCATCGTGGCGCCGGATGGTCGCGAAGCCATGCTGCAGCACGTGGACGAGTTCGCCGCGCGTGGCGTGCCCTTCATCTTCGACCCGGGCCAGGCGATGCCGTTGTTCAACGGCGACGAATTCCGCGCGATGATCGAGAAGTCGACGTACGTGATCGTCAACGATTACGAGTCGCAGTTGCTGCAGCAGCGCACCGGCTGGAGCGCGTCCGACATCGCCTCCAAGATGAAGGCGTACATCGTGACGCTCGGACCGCGCGGCTCGCTGATCCACGCCGATGGCGCCACGATCGAGGTGCAGCCGGCACGCGAGCGTAAGGTCGTCGACCCGACGGGTTGCGGCGACGCTTATCGCGCAGGCCTCATCTTCGGCATCATGAAGGGCTACGACTGGCCGACCATCGGACGCATGGCGTCGCTGATGGGCGCGCTGAAGGTCGAGCATCCGGGCACGCAGAACCAGTTCTTCACCTACGAACAGTTCGCGGGCGAGTTCGAGGAACAGTTCGGTTACAAGCTGGCCTGA